One genomic region from Syngnathus typhle isolate RoL2023-S1 ecotype Sweden linkage group LG17, RoL_Styp_1.0, whole genome shotgun sequence encodes:
- the LOC133170558 gene encoding RNA-binding protein with serine-rich domain 1-like isoform X2 has protein sequence MAPSPTKRKEEEKTKDRAKEKSAGKDGEKDRGREKAKKRRSASTGSSSSSSSGSSSGSSSGSSSSGSSRSGSSSSRSSSSSSSSGSPSPSRRRHDARRRSRSASKTQKRGEEKDKEKDKEKERRKRTPSPKPTKVHLGRLTRNVTKDHIQEIFATYGKIKAVEMPMERQVPHMSKGFAYVEYESPEEAQKALKYMDGGQIDGQEITAAAVLPQRVRPPPRRLSPPRRMPPPPPMWRRSPPRMRRRSRSPRRRSPARRRSRSRSPGRRRHRSRSSSNSSR, from the exons AT GGCTCCATCTCCTACTAAGcgcaaggaagaggagaaaactAAAGATCGAGCTAAGGAAAAATCTGCCGGCAAGGACGGCGAAAAGGACAGAGGACGTGAGAAAGCGAAGAAGCGCCGCAGCGCCTCCActggaagcagcagcagcag CAGTTCAGGTTCCAGCTCGGGCTCATCCAGCGGCTCCAGCTCGTCCGGAAGCAGCCGCTCTGGCTCCTCCAGCTCGcgatcctcctcctcgtccagcTCCTCAGGCTCGCCCAGCCCCAGCCGCCGGCGCCACGACGCCCGCCGCCGCTCCCGCTCAGC GTCGAAAACACAGAAGAGGGGAGAAGAAAAGGATAAGGAGAAAGATAAAGAAAAAGAGAGGAGGAAAAGAACCCCCAGCCCCAAACCAACCAAGGTTCACTTGGGGCGGCTGACCAGGAATGTCACCAAG GATCACATCCAGGAGATCTTTGCCACCTACGGCAAAATCAAGGCGGTGGAGATGCCGATGGAGAGGCAGGTCCCGCACATGTCCAAGGGCTTCGCGTACGTCGAGTACGAGAGCCCCGAAGAGGCCCAGAAGGCTCTCAAGTACATGGACGGAG GTCAGATTGATGGACAGGAAATCACAGCGGCCGCCGTGCTGCCCCAGAGGGTCCGTCCTCCGCCCCGTCGCCTGTCTCCCCCTCGCAGAATGCCCCCTCCCCCGCCCATGTGGCGACGCAGCCCACCCCGCATGAGGAGAAG GTCCCGCTCTCCGAGGAGGCGTTCGCCAGCCCGCCGCCGCTCTCGTTCCCGATCACCCGGTCGCAGGCGTCATCGCTCTCGCTCCAGCTCTAACTCATCCAGATAA
- the LOC133170557 gene encoding uncharacterized protein LOC133170557 isoform X1, which translates to MESYEEFCLQSVATLQEEGKFKAATCEPMVTYSSVIVFCGKAALSPLLDAEQRQHMRHLKRGAVQLERQQRSKPSAQVSDKARHQVPRGEAEKSDIPNETTLNSYMLITDSPGLPLEHRVNLQTVSRPTPLLNGLLAEKEKSDEEDMSTDSLLKQTQEHVKRELSREWSKGVVPTPSPEPVSEGEMFSPNRGTELGRGPVGTPEIHQNVSGPKPQEPASTTGPAGQCLWRPSPESGLGPCKMRPFSTGSIRVVFPAMPGEGAALSERREVPPGASWSPDRWSSASSGDADRRNTRGSHRSGCHCAVSPMWETCGPGPIGLLSTSRWVCQTVNTHLRSDPAGLDHIDRSQERTARFMAGVTVRPSSWHNSNRSFQGENLSPHRPMPRVSLAVKLGEEPDDPRGPCDKTGTAFLRQAGDAHATNTEEARRRARVLEEMQRHLEENHASQKSLLLAQQEKEQQCLRREFEEAERRLSQQARAKLQTPANDGAMNPTAATPGRCQGFPSPVTNETFPSPQSPIYLRGPLWSAHKPQARPSQILEAEQRRVLFRIGAVARGFLVRRLLKTHKIQHLCQTVTDTRDFIRSFQTAGPQKRSPFSAQDLSLQDRVRAQLRAALYDIHEIFFEMPPADRWALLQQDRELCAEKKQRDTEKAKKERERAALSAATQRSLDRKKREGQTAKVMQKPKSPTPVGSCKCVRSQHRHWSSVFELNAAFSLLSFVLPASALHLCSFLLVLEFKSPVKSKKVS; encoded by the exons ATGGAAAGCTATGAGGAATTCTGCCTCCAAAGCGTGGCCACGCTGCAGGAGGAGGGGAAATTTAAAGCAGCGACATGCGAGCCGATGGTCACGTACTCATCTGTCATCGTCTTCTGTGGGAAAGCTGCCTTGTCCcctctg TTAGATGCAGAGCAGCGTCAACATATGCGCCACCTCAAACGCGGGGCGGTTCAGCTGGAAAGGCAGCAGAGGAGCAAGCCCTCGGCCCAAGTTTCAGACAAAGCG AGGCATCAAGTGCCAAGGGGCGAGGCTGAAAAGTCAGATATTCCCAACGAAACAACACTCAACAGTTACATGCTGATCACCGACTCGCCCGGCCTTCCCTTAGAGCACAGAGTTAACCTTCAGACTGTCAGTCGGCCAACGCCTCTGCTCAACGGCCTCCTTGCAGAGAAGGAGAAGAGCGATGAGGAAGATATGAGTACGGACAGCCTTCTCAAGCAAACACAAGAGCATGTGAAGAGGGAGCTGAGCAGGGAATGGTCAAAAGGTGTTGTCCCAACACCTTCGCCCGAGCCTGTCTCGGAAGGAGAAATGTTTAGTCCAAACAGAGGCACTGAATTGGGTCGCGGGCCCGTTGGCACTCCTGAGATCCACCAAAATGTGTCTGGTCCCAAGCCTCAAGAGCCCGCATCGACGACTGGTCCGGCCGGTCAGTGCCTTTGGCGGCCGAGCCCAGAGTCCGGCCTCGGCCCCTGTAAGATGCGCCCATTCTCCACTGGGAGCATCCGCGTCGTCTTTCCGGCAATGCCGGGAGAAGGCGCCGCTCTGTCGGAGAGGCGCGAAGTTCCACCTGGAGCCTCATGGTCCCCGGATCGCTGGAGCTCAGCATCAAGTGGCGACGCGGACCGCCGAAACACGCGGGGTAGTCATCGATCGGGTTGTCATTGCGCCGTCAGTCCGATGTGGGAAACCTGTGGGCCCGGCCCAATCGGCCTGTTGTCAACGTCGCGCTGGGTCTGCCAAACCGTGAACACTCACCTACGCTCTGACCCGGCTGGATTGGACCACATTGATCGCAGTCAGGAAAGAACAGCTCGCTTCATGGCGGGAGTCACCGTGCGCCCCTCAAGTTGGCACAACTCCAACAGGTCATTCCAGGGAGAGAATCTCTCTCCGCATCGGCCGATGCCTCGCGTTTCCCTCGCAGTTAAGCTCGGTGAGGAGCCTGATGACCCTCGAGGTCCCTGCGATAAAACTGGGACAGCTTTCCTCAGACAGGCAGGTGACGCACATGCCACAAACACAG AGGAAGCCCGGAGGCGAGCACGGGTTCTGGAGGAAATGCAAAGACATCTGGAGGAGAATCACGCTTCACAAAAGTCGCTGCTCTTGGCCCAACAGGAGAAGGAGCAACAGTGCCTGCGGCGG GAGTTTGAAGAGGCCGAAAGGAGACTGAGCCAGCAGGCCCGTGCTAAGCTCCAGACCCCTGCCAATGACGGAGCTATGAACCCAACCGCTGCTACGCCGGGTCGCTGTCAAG GTTTCCCAAGTCCCGTGACAAATGAGACCTTTCCCTCTCCGCAGTCTCCCATCTACCTACGAGGGCCCTTGTGGTCAGCTCACAAACCTCAAGCGAGGCCAAGTCAG ATTTTGGAAGCGGAACAGAGGAGAGTGTTGTTTCGAATCGGCGCCGTCGCCCGCGGCTTTCTCGTGCGCAGACTTCTCAAAACGCACAAGATCCAACATCTGTGTCAAACCGTCACG GACACACGGGACTTCATAAGGTCCTTTCAGACTGCAGGTCCACAGAAGAGAAGCCCTTTCTCAGCTCAGGATCTCTCCCTGCAGGACAGAGTTCGAGCCCAG TTACGTGCAGCCCTCTATGACATCCATGAGATCTTCTTTGAAATGCCTCCAGCGGATCGATGGGCACTGCTGCAGCAGGACCGGGAGCTATGTGCTGAGAAGAAGCAAAGAGACACG GAAAAAGCCAAGAAGGAAAGGGAGAGAGCTGCACTGTCTGCCGCCACACAAAGATCTCTGGACCGGAAAAAAAG GGAGGGCCAGACCGCCAAGGTGATGCAGAAGCCAAAGAGTCCCACTCCCGTCGGGTCCTGCAAGTGTGTGCGCTCACAACACAGGCATTGGTCTTCAGTCTTTGAGCTTAACGCTGCCTTTTCACTCTTGTCTTTTGTCCTTCCCGCTTCTGCTCTTCACCTGTGCTCATTTCTTCTTGTGCTAGAGTTCAAAAGCCCAGTCAAGTCCAAAAAGGTGTCCTGA
- the LOC133170558 gene encoding RNA-binding protein with serine-rich domain 1-like isoform X1, producing MAPSPTKRKEEEKTKDRAKEKSAGKDGEKDRGREKAKKRRSASTGSSSSRSRSSSSSSSSSGSSSGSSSGSSSSGSSRSGSSSSRSSSSSSSSGSPSPSRRRHDARRRSRSASKTQKRGEEKDKEKDKEKERRKRTPSPKPTKVHLGRLTRNVTKDHIQEIFATYGKIKAVEMPMERQVPHMSKGFAYVEYESPEEAQKALKYMDGGQIDGQEITAAAVLPQRVRPPPRRLSPPRRMPPPPPMWRRSPPRMRRRSRSPRRRSPARRRSRSRSPGRRRHRSRSSSNSSR from the exons AT GGCTCCATCTCCTACTAAGcgcaaggaagaggagaaaactAAAGATCGAGCTAAGGAAAAATCTGCCGGCAAGGACGGCGAAAAGGACAGAGGACGTGAGAAAGCGAAGAAGCGCCGCAGCGCCTCCActggaagcagcagcagcag GTCCCGATCGAGCTCCTCTTCCAGCAGCAGTTCAGGTTCCAGCTCGGGCTCATCCAGCGGCTCCAGCTCGTCCGGAAGCAGCCGCTCTGGCTCCTCCAGCTCGcgatcctcctcctcgtccagcTCCTCAGGCTCGCCCAGCCCCAGCCGCCGGCGCCACGACGCCCGCCGCCGCTCCCGCTCAGC GTCGAAAACACAGAAGAGGGGAGAAGAAAAGGATAAGGAGAAAGATAAAGAAAAAGAGAGGAGGAAAAGAACCCCCAGCCCCAAACCAACCAAGGTTCACTTGGGGCGGCTGACCAGGAATGTCACCAAG GATCACATCCAGGAGATCTTTGCCACCTACGGCAAAATCAAGGCGGTGGAGATGCCGATGGAGAGGCAGGTCCCGCACATGTCCAAGGGCTTCGCGTACGTCGAGTACGAGAGCCCCGAAGAGGCCCAGAAGGCTCTCAAGTACATGGACGGAG GTCAGATTGATGGACAGGAAATCACAGCGGCCGCCGTGCTGCCCCAGAGGGTCCGTCCTCCGCCCCGTCGCCTGTCTCCCCCTCGCAGAATGCCCCCTCCCCCGCCCATGTGGCGACGCAGCCCACCCCGCATGAGGAGAAG GTCCCGCTCTCCGAGGAGGCGTTCGCCAGCCCGCCGCCGCTCTCGTTCCCGATCACCCGGTCGCAGGCGTCATCGCTCTCGCTCCAGCTCTAACTCATCCAGATAA
- the LOC133170557 gene encoding uncharacterized protein LOC133170557 isoform X2: MESYEEFCLQSVATLQEEGKFKAATCEPMVTYSSVIVFCGKAALSPLLDAEQRQHMRHLKRGAVQLERQQRSKPSAQVSDKARHQVPRGEAEKSDIPNETTLNSYMLITDSPGLPLEHRVNLQTVSRPTPLLNGLLAEKEKSDEEDMSTDSLLKQTQEHVKRELSREWSKGVVPTPSPEPVSEGEMFSPNRGTELGRGPVGTPEIHQNVSGPKPQEPASTTGPAGQCLWRPSPESGLGPCKMRPFSTGSIRVVFPAMPGEGAALSERREVPPGASWSPDRWSSASSGDADRRNTRGSHRSGCHCAVSPMWETCGPGPIGLLSTSRWVCQTVNTHLRSDPAGLDHIDRSQERTARFMAGVTVRPSSWHNSNRSFQGENLSPHRPMPRVSLAVKLGEEPDDPRGPCDKTGTAFLRQAGDAHATNTEEARRRARVLEEMQRHLEENHASQKSLLLAQQEKEQQCLRREFEEAERRLSQQARAKLQTPANDGAMNPTAATPGRCQGFPSPVTNETFPSPQSPIYLRGPLWSAHKPQARPSQILEAEQRRVLFRIGAVARGFLVRRLLKTHKIQHLCQTVTDTRDFIRSFQTAGPQKRSPFSAQDLSLQDRVRAQLRAALYDIHEIFFEMPPADRWALLQQDRELCAEKKQRDTEKAKKERERAALSAATQRSLDRKKREGQTAKVMQKPKSPTPVGSCKVQKPSQVQKGVLSQLKRQGSWYTKTPEARVQRLDNLKKQQSLG, from the exons ATGGAAAGCTATGAGGAATTCTGCCTCCAAAGCGTGGCCACGCTGCAGGAGGAGGGGAAATTTAAAGCAGCGACATGCGAGCCGATGGTCACGTACTCATCTGTCATCGTCTTCTGTGGGAAAGCTGCCTTGTCCcctctg TTAGATGCAGAGCAGCGTCAACATATGCGCCACCTCAAACGCGGGGCGGTTCAGCTGGAAAGGCAGCAGAGGAGCAAGCCCTCGGCCCAAGTTTCAGACAAAGCG AGGCATCAAGTGCCAAGGGGCGAGGCTGAAAAGTCAGATATTCCCAACGAAACAACACTCAACAGTTACATGCTGATCACCGACTCGCCCGGCCTTCCCTTAGAGCACAGAGTTAACCTTCAGACTGTCAGTCGGCCAACGCCTCTGCTCAACGGCCTCCTTGCAGAGAAGGAGAAGAGCGATGAGGAAGATATGAGTACGGACAGCCTTCTCAAGCAAACACAAGAGCATGTGAAGAGGGAGCTGAGCAGGGAATGGTCAAAAGGTGTTGTCCCAACACCTTCGCCCGAGCCTGTCTCGGAAGGAGAAATGTTTAGTCCAAACAGAGGCACTGAATTGGGTCGCGGGCCCGTTGGCACTCCTGAGATCCACCAAAATGTGTCTGGTCCCAAGCCTCAAGAGCCCGCATCGACGACTGGTCCGGCCGGTCAGTGCCTTTGGCGGCCGAGCCCAGAGTCCGGCCTCGGCCCCTGTAAGATGCGCCCATTCTCCACTGGGAGCATCCGCGTCGTCTTTCCGGCAATGCCGGGAGAAGGCGCCGCTCTGTCGGAGAGGCGCGAAGTTCCACCTGGAGCCTCATGGTCCCCGGATCGCTGGAGCTCAGCATCAAGTGGCGACGCGGACCGCCGAAACACGCGGGGTAGTCATCGATCGGGTTGTCATTGCGCCGTCAGTCCGATGTGGGAAACCTGTGGGCCCGGCCCAATCGGCCTGTTGTCAACGTCGCGCTGGGTCTGCCAAACCGTGAACACTCACCTACGCTCTGACCCGGCTGGATTGGACCACATTGATCGCAGTCAGGAAAGAACAGCTCGCTTCATGGCGGGAGTCACCGTGCGCCCCTCAAGTTGGCACAACTCCAACAGGTCATTCCAGGGAGAGAATCTCTCTCCGCATCGGCCGATGCCTCGCGTTTCCCTCGCAGTTAAGCTCGGTGAGGAGCCTGATGACCCTCGAGGTCCCTGCGATAAAACTGGGACAGCTTTCCTCAGACAGGCAGGTGACGCACATGCCACAAACACAG AGGAAGCCCGGAGGCGAGCACGGGTTCTGGAGGAAATGCAAAGACATCTGGAGGAGAATCACGCTTCACAAAAGTCGCTGCTCTTGGCCCAACAGGAGAAGGAGCAACAGTGCCTGCGGCGG GAGTTTGAAGAGGCCGAAAGGAGACTGAGCCAGCAGGCCCGTGCTAAGCTCCAGACCCCTGCCAATGACGGAGCTATGAACCCAACCGCTGCTACGCCGGGTCGCTGTCAAG GTTTCCCAAGTCCCGTGACAAATGAGACCTTTCCCTCTCCGCAGTCTCCCATCTACCTACGAGGGCCCTTGTGGTCAGCTCACAAACCTCAAGCGAGGCCAAGTCAG ATTTTGGAAGCGGAACAGAGGAGAGTGTTGTTTCGAATCGGCGCCGTCGCCCGCGGCTTTCTCGTGCGCAGACTTCTCAAAACGCACAAGATCCAACATCTGTGTCAAACCGTCACG GACACACGGGACTTCATAAGGTCCTTTCAGACTGCAGGTCCACAGAAGAGAAGCCCTTTCTCAGCTCAGGATCTCTCCCTGCAGGACAGAGTTCGAGCCCAG TTACGTGCAGCCCTCTATGACATCCATGAGATCTTCTTTGAAATGCCTCCAGCGGATCGATGGGCACTGCTGCAGCAGGACCGGGAGCTATGTGCTGAGAAGAAGCAAAGAGACACG GAAAAAGCCAAGAAGGAAAGGGAGAGAGCTGCACTGTCTGCCGCCACACAAAGATCTCTGGACCGGAAAAAAAG GGAGGGCCAGACCGCCAAGGTGATGCAGAAGCCAAAGAGTCCCACTCCCGTCGGGTCCTGCAA AGTTCAAAAGCCCAGTCAAGTCCAAAAAGGTGTCCTGAGTCAGCTCAAGCGCCAGGG GAGCTGGTACACAAAGACCCCCGAAGCGAGAGTGCAGCGCTTGGACAACCTGAAGAAGCAGCAGTCTCTCGGCTAA